One stretch of Lacimicrobium alkaliphilum DNA includes these proteins:
- the msrP gene encoding protein-methionine-sulfoxide reductase catalytic subunit MsrP, giving the protein MLIKVPKASQCSENQVTDEAIYLKRRQLLKQMGFIGAGALLAGSPGAHAINLFGDDDETAFNTRKLTYSQQDSAQTLTPESKVISHNNFYEFGTDKTDPKENAQGLKVDPWQLRVDGLVEKPFTLGFEDLFSSFELQERIYRLRCVEAWSMVIPWIGIPLQSLLKRAAPLSKGKYVAFETLYDPEQMPGQRNPFIGGGIDYPYVEGLRLDEAMHPLTILAVGLYGKSLPPQNGAPVRLVVPWKYGFKSIKSIVSIRLVEKQPPTSWNLLAANEYGFYANVNPNVDHPRWSQARERRITKGGLFSSNRIDTQLFNGYDEVAPLYRGMDLKRFY; this is encoded by the coding sequence ATGCTGATTAAAGTACCCAAAGCGAGCCAGTGTAGTGAAAATCAGGTAACCGATGAAGCCATTTACCTTAAGCGACGACAGTTGCTGAAGCAGATGGGCTTTATCGGCGCCGGAGCGTTATTAGCGGGCAGCCCTGGTGCCCATGCCATCAACCTTTTTGGTGATGATGACGAAACGGCGTTTAACACCCGGAAGTTAACCTATAGTCAGCAGGACAGCGCCCAGACCCTGACGCCTGAGTCCAAAGTCATCAGTCACAACAATTTCTATGAATTTGGCACCGACAAAACCGATCCCAAAGAGAATGCCCAGGGTCTGAAAGTAGACCCCTGGCAATTGCGCGTTGATGGTCTGGTGGAAAAGCCTTTCACTCTTGGCTTTGAAGATCTTTTCAGCAGTTTCGAACTTCAGGAGCGCATCTACAGGTTGCGCTGTGTAGAGGCCTGGTCGATGGTGATTCCATGGATCGGCATACCGCTGCAATCTCTGCTCAAAAGAGCCGCTCCCCTGAGCAAGGGCAAATATGTTGCCTTTGAGACACTCTATGATCCTGAGCAAATGCCCGGTCAGCGTAATCCCTTTATCGGTGGTGGTATAGATTATCCCTATGTAGAGGGACTCAGACTGGATGAGGCCATGCATCCGCTGACCATACTGGCCGTAGGACTCTACGGCAAGAGCCTTCCGCCGCAAAATGGTGCGCCCGTCAGGTTAGTGGTACCGTGGAAATACGGTTTTAAAAGCATTAAGTCCATCGTCAGTATCAGACTTGTGGAAAAACAGCCGCCCACCAGCTGGAATTTGCTGGCGGCCAATGAGTATGGGTTTTACGCCAACGTCAATCCCAATGTGGATCACCCTCGCTGGAGTCAGGCCCGGGAACGCCGGATCACTAAAGGGGGCTTATTTTCCTCTAACAGGATCGATACCCAGCTGTTTAACGGCTATGACGAAGTGGCGCCGCTGTATCGGGGCATGGATCTGAAACGCTTCTATTGA
- the msrQ gene encoding protein-methionine-sulfoxide reductase heme-binding subunit MsrQ — MVSRIHFRPWQILGLKLLIHSLCIGWAGITYYQAVTDQLGGDPVKAILHFTGISAFNLLLMSLCMSPLAKYFRQAQFIRFRRLLGLYAFFYAVLHLLSYLLFELQLEWGMLISEIIKRPYITVGMSAWLILLALSITSTQAMQRKLGRRWQRLHNWIYLAACLIALHYIWSVKSDIVQPALYIAMLAVLLGLRKDKLLKPLQGIWRKISTRA, encoded by the coding sequence ATGGTTTCCCGTATTCATTTCAGACCGTGGCAGATACTGGGCCTGAAACTGCTGATTCATAGCCTTTGTATTGGCTGGGCAGGCATAACCTATTATCAGGCTGTAACAGACCAACTCGGTGGCGATCCGGTTAAGGCAATACTGCATTTTACCGGTATCAGCGCCTTCAACCTGCTGTTAATGTCCTTATGCATGTCGCCGCTGGCAAAATACTTCAGACAGGCACAGTTTATTCGCTTCAGGCGTTTGCTTGGCCTGTATGCCTTTTTCTATGCGGTGCTGCATCTGCTTAGCTATTTGTTGTTTGAGCTGCAACTGGAATGGGGCATGCTGATATCGGAGATTATCAAGCGCCCGTATATCACGGTGGGCATGAGCGCATGGCTGATTTTGCTGGCCCTGAGTATAACCTCAACACAGGCCATGCAGCGAAAGCTCGGAAGGCGATGGCAACGGCTGCACAACTGGATTTATCTGGCTGCCTGCCTGATTGCCCTGCACTACATCTGGTCAGTCAAATCGGATATTGTCCAGCCCGCACTCTACATCGCCATGCTGGCAGTACTTTTGGGGTTGAGAAAAGATAAACTGCTGAAACCCTTACAAGGCATCTGGCGAAAAATCAGCACCAGAGCATAA
- a CDS encoding DUF3718 domain-containing protein, translated as MKKSAIALLTSLSFVVFSPVSQADINDDLANICTIVKNDDKSELRKKLKAVQDDYKLRLGDYYGGISCGGSSLIRYAMESGSVESGVYMIKRMSKTDLSTAEKDGMALKDWAEANGHISSEIGKELLSRIS; from the coding sequence ATGAAAAAGTCAGCTATCGCATTGTTAACCAGTTTGTCCTTTGTTGTATTTTCCCCTGTCAGCCAGGCAGACATCAATGATGATCTGGCTAACATCTGCACCATCGTCAAAAACGATGATAAATCAGAGTTGCGTAAAAAGCTCAAGGCCGTGCAGGACGATTACAAGTTGCGTCTCGGTGATTACTACGGCGGTATCAGCTGTGGTGGCAGCAGCCTGATTCGTTATGCAATGGAAAGTGGCTCTGTCGAGTCCGGTGTTTACATGATTAAACGCATGAGCAAGACCGATCTCTCCACTGCTGAAAAAGACGGTATGGCCCTCAAAGATTGGGCTGAAGCAAACGGCCATATTTCCAGTGAAATTGGTAAAGAACTTCTCTCAAGAATCAGTTAA
- a CDS encoding methyl-accepting chemotaxis protein, with the protein MNLVQKLIAAFGFIVLVMIILTVSVSVSLTGMRDANNLTNHTMQIMNDADDIVKHLLSIDSGQRGYVITNNKDFLLPYDEGKAGVEKNMKSLRQLVSDNPQQLKRLDEVREIYEDWLENAIDPAIQLRAIGLEQASNFIARGEGKDRMENLQGVLDEFIATEQGVLTQRSEDAADASVTTQVAAILGGILVILVAAGAAWLFSRQLKQRLDIAMQVTTDVADGKLDTRIDDSGNDEIAELLSAMNHMQTQLRQMMQQIGTASTELNDASQSVSSTAEQLSVSSDEQSNSSDSIAASIQELSESIRHVSENAQEASNIATESGSSAEQSAQIMEKMVAAMKRINDVVRDASAQVVELGKQSEQISSIVNVIKSIADQTNLLALNAAIEAARAGEQGRGFSVVADEVRTLAQRTSESTDEIETMVGRIQQGTQGTVQQMERGVKEVEEGVELADQTGIAIREIRESFDRVLNVVQDISNALREQNQASDEVAKHVERFSAMTEQNKEATQHTSSTAHQLQTLAGQLGKAVSRFRY; encoded by the coding sequence ATGAATCTGGTGCAAAAACTTATAGCCGCGTTCGGCTTTATCGTACTGGTGATGATCATCCTCACCGTCTCCGTCTCCGTCAGCCTGACCGGCATGCGGGATGCCAACAACCTCACTAATCACACCATGCAGATCATGAACGATGCCGATGATATCGTTAAACATCTGTTGAGTATTGATAGCGGTCAGCGCGGCTATGTGATCACCAACAACAAAGATTTTTTGCTGCCTTATGATGAGGGCAAGGCCGGTGTAGAGAAAAACATGAAGTCGCTGCGCCAGCTTGTATCAGACAACCCACAACAATTAAAGCGCCTGGATGAGGTCAGAGAAATCTATGAGGACTGGCTTGAAAACGCCATCGACCCTGCTATCCAGCTCAGAGCAATAGGTCTGGAACAGGCCTCTAATTTTATTGCACGGGGTGAAGGCAAAGACAGGATGGAGAACCTTCAGGGGGTTCTGGATGAATTTATCGCCACCGAACAGGGCGTACTGACACAGCGCTCTGAAGACGCCGCAGATGCATCGGTGACCACGCAGGTGGCCGCCATTCTGGGGGGTATTCTGGTAATTCTGGTAGCGGCCGGCGCAGCCTGGTTGTTCAGCCGTCAGTTAAAACAGCGTCTTGATATCGCTATGCAGGTCACCACAGATGTGGCCGACGGCAAGCTGGATACCCGCATTGATGACAGCGGCAATGATGAGATTGCCGAGTTACTTTCAGCAATGAATCACATGCAGACTCAGTTGCGGCAGATGATGCAGCAAATAGGCACCGCTTCCACAGAGCTTAATGACGCCAGCCAGTCTGTCTCCAGTACCGCAGAGCAACTTTCTGTTTCCTCTGATGAACAATCAAACTCCAGCGACTCAATTGCCGCCTCAATTCAGGAACTGAGTGAAAGTATCCGGCATGTTTCGGAGAATGCCCAGGAAGCCAGCAACATCGCGACAGAATCCGGCTCCAGTGCCGAGCAGAGTGCCCAGATCATGGAGAAAATGGTCGCTGCTATGAAGCGGATTAACGATGTGGTGAGGGATGCCTCTGCACAAGTGGTAGAGCTGGGTAAACAATCTGAACAAATCAGCTCTATTGTCAATGTGATTAAATCCATTGCCGACCAGACCAACCTGCTGGCACTGAATGCAGCAATCGAAGCGGCCAGGGCCGGCGAACAGGGGCGCGGATTCTCGGTGGTCGCCGATGAAGTTCGTACCCTGGCTCAACGCACCAGCGAGTCTACCGATGAGATAGAAACCATGGTAGGCCGTATTCAGCAAGGTACTCAGGGTACGGTTCAGCAGATGGAACGGGGCGTCAAGGAAGTTGAAGAAGGGGTTGAACTGGCCGATCAGACGGGTATTGCAATCCGCGAAATCAGAGAAAGTTTCGACCGCGTGTTGAATGTGGTTCAGGATATCAGCAATGCCCTCAGGGAACAGAATCAGGCCAGCGACGAAGTAGCCAAACACGTAGAACGCTTCTCGGCTATGACAGAGCAGAACAAGGAAGCTACCCAGCATACCAGCAGCACCGCTCATCAACTGCAGACTCTGGCCGGACAGCTGGGCAAAGCAGTCAGCCGCTTCAGATACTAG
- the rsmI gene encoding 16S rRNA (cytidine(1402)-2'-O)-methyltransferase, protein MSTETAPAAGTLYVVATPIGNLADISHRGLQVLQQVAVIAAEDTRHSKGLLDHYNISARLLSLHDHNETQRAQQLLMKLSEGLDIALISDAGTPLISDPGYQLVNLCRRNNIRVIPVPGACALITALSASGLPTDQFTFFGFLPVKEMARREQLAMLKSARGTAVFYESPRRILDSVLLLIEELGADRQLALAKELTKTFETFRTGPAAEIAQWLQADPVHQKGEFVLMVGPETNSKDTIPGEAITLLTTLMQELPLKKAAAITAGHYKLKKNALYQLGLQLQGE, encoded by the coding sequence GTGAGCACAGAAACTGCGCCGGCTGCCGGTACCTTATATGTGGTGGCCACACCAATAGGCAATCTTGCAGATATCAGTCACAGAGGATTACAGGTTCTTCAGCAGGTGGCTGTGATTGCCGCCGAGGATACCCGACACAGCAAGGGGCTGCTTGATCATTATAATATCTCAGCCCGATTGTTGTCGCTGCATGATCATAATGAGACTCAGCGTGCCCAACAGCTGTTGATGAAACTGAGTGAGGGGCTGGATATTGCTCTGATTAGCGATGCCGGCACTCCGCTAATCAGTGATCCTGGTTACCAGTTGGTGAATCTGTGTCGGCGCAATAATATCAGGGTGATACCCGTGCCTGGTGCCTGTGCATTGATAACCGCCTTAAGTGCTTCAGGACTGCCGACGGATCAGTTTACCTTTTTCGGTTTTTTGCCGGTCAAAGAAATGGCACGCCGTGAGCAACTGGCCATGCTGAAGAGTGCCCGGGGTACTGCAGTTTTTTATGAGTCGCCAAGGCGAATTCTGGATTCGGTTCTGCTGTTGATTGAAGAACTGGGCGCCGACCGGCAGCTTGCTCTGGCTAAAGAGCTGACCAAGACCTTTGAAACATTCCGGACCGGCCCCGCTGCTGAGATTGCTCAGTGGTTGCAGGCAGATCCGGTACATCAGAAAGGTGAATTTGTACTGATGGTAGGCCCTGAGACAAACAGTAAGGATACTATTCCCGGTGAAGCCATAACGCTACTGACCACTTTAATGCAGGAGCTGCCGCTGAAAAAGGCGGCGGCTATTACCGCTGGCCATTACAAACTGAAGAAGAATGCGTTATATCAGTTGGGCTTGCAGTTGCAGGGGGAATAG
- a CDS encoding penicillin-binding protein activator, which yields MRKLTILIAVLLLTACATAPDVSDKGVDTRYRTVPEIPAERTAEQLYAQARQAPLHQQPLLLLQAVMVWQQQGDCQSALKVLQPLIPELRDATQRDQARLIRSQCLLELDKPALASASLEKVSNNIHILPARLKLSAELAEYHRQYLNAARSHAELISLDPSRAESGYRKIWQLLEQVDNKDLPEVAAQPGYLAPWLELARITRTVPGVELSQRINLWQQQYPDYSLPEPVQQMLQQAHYQPQNIAVILPLSGRLANQGQALKEGILAAYFDTSQPREHKTQLTFYDSVVLDETEIQTLALQHDFVLGPLIRENIPAILSQLPQSTPALLLNRLEQEEVSPHRYFYSLAPEDEAEQLASYLYANGYRRPVLISAKRQLFERMAEHFMRRWQTLDKSEPSLMTFTDNKSMRDAVDSLLDIQQSERRINQLQRLVNKEIHSFARNRRDVDAIVVFSNPAQTELLNPMIESSISPFASIVPVFASSRSFSKELGNNSLRDLRNLMFVDMPWMLPGTNAQIKERVNQLWPDRNDSQSRLFAMGYDAYQLVPELTTLHYIKGRQLQGLTGQLSMDRQQRIVRRLPFGKIEQDKVISLAGD from the coding sequence ATGCGCAAACTGACAATATTAATCGCCGTACTGCTGCTCACGGCATGTGCTACGGCGCCGGATGTCAGCGACAAAGGCGTCGATACGCGTTACAGGACGGTGCCAGAGATACCTGCCGAACGAACCGCTGAACAGCTTTATGCGCAGGCCAGACAAGCCCCGCTGCACCAGCAGCCTTTGTTGCTGTTACAGGCCGTCATGGTCTGGCAACAGCAGGGTGACTGCCAGAGTGCGTTAAAGGTCCTGCAACCCCTTATACCAGAGCTCAGGGATGCGACACAAAGAGATCAGGCCAGGTTAATTCGCAGCCAGTGCCTGCTGGAACTGGACAAACCGGCCCTGGCAAGCGCCAGCCTGGAAAAAGTCAGCAACAATATTCATATCCTGCCTGCACGACTTAAGCTCAGCGCTGAGTTAGCCGAATATCATCGCCAGTATCTGAATGCTGCCCGCAGTCACGCCGAGTTAATCAGTCTGGATCCTTCCCGGGCCGAGTCCGGATACCGGAAAATATGGCAACTACTGGAACAAGTCGATAATAAAGATCTCCCTGAGGTGGCGGCACAGCCTGGTTATCTGGCCCCCTGGCTCGAACTGGCCCGGATTACCCGGACCGTGCCTGGGGTTGAGCTGAGCCAGCGAATTAATTTATGGCAACAACAATACCCGGATTATTCCCTCCCTGAACCTGTACAGCAAATGCTGCAGCAAGCCCATTATCAGCCACAGAATATTGCCGTGATTTTGCCCTTATCCGGGCGTCTGGCAAATCAGGGCCAGGCTCTCAAAGAAGGTATACTTGCTGCGTATTTTGACACCAGTCAGCCGCGCGAACACAAAACACAGCTGACCTTCTACGATTCGGTAGTACTGGATGAAACAGAAATCCAGACTCTGGCGCTGCAACATGATTTTGTATTAGGGCCGCTAATCAGGGAAAACATTCCTGCAATCCTTTCGCAGTTACCTCAATCAACTCCTGCATTGTTGTTAAACCGGCTTGAGCAGGAAGAAGTATCGCCACACCGCTATTTCTATTCTCTGGCGCCGGAGGATGAAGCGGAACAACTGGCCAGTTACCTGTATGCTAATGGTTACAGAAGGCCAGTGTTGATCAGTGCAAAACGGCAGCTGTTTGAGCGGATGGCAGAACATTTTATGCGCCGTTGGCAAACGCTGGACAAGAGCGAGCCTTCTCTGATGACGTTCACTGACAATAAGTCCATGCGCGATGCTGTGGATAGCTTGCTGGACATTCAACAGAGTGAACGTCGTATCAATCAACTGCAGCGTCTGGTGAACAAGGAAATACACAGCTTTGCCCGTAACCGGAGGGACGTGGATGCGATTGTGGTATTCTCTAATCCGGCGCAAACCGAATTACTTAACCCGATGATAGAATCCAGCATCAGTCCCTTTGCCAGCATTGTTCCGGTGTTTGCCAGTAGCCGAAGCTTCAGCAAGGAACTGGGCAACAACAGCCTCAGAGATTTGCGTAATCTGATGTTTGTGGACATGCCGTGGATGTTGCCCGGCACCAATGCACAGATTAAGGAAAGGGTTAATCAACTCTGGCCTGACCGTAACGACAGCCAGAGTCGCCTGTTTGCAATGGGATATGATGCTTATCAGTTAGTTCCTGAGCTGACCACCCTACACTACATCAAAGGCAGACAATTACAGGGGCTGACGGGGCAACTGAGCATGGACAGGCAGCAGCGTATCGTTCGCCGCTTGCCCTTCGGAAAAATTGAACAGGACAAGGTCATTTCGCTTGCCGGGGATTAA
- a CDS encoding YraN family protein, with amino-acid sequence MPGIKQRLSGLLGRSAESRACKYLTAQGLHLITANYRCKTGEIDLIMQDKDELVFVEVKYRTGVRYGHPAEYFDTNKRRKFESALLHYMQHKGLNPAFVPHRIDLIAITGGQIQWTKHL; translated from the coding sequence TTGCCGGGGATTAAACAACGTCTTTCCGGACTGCTCGGAAGAAGCGCTGAGAGCCGGGCCTGTAAATACTTAACGGCTCAGGGACTGCACCTTATTACCGCAAACTATCGTTGCAAAACAGGCGAAATCGATTTGATTATGCAGGATAAGGACGAACTCGTTTTTGTGGAAGTTAAATATCGTACCGGCGTCCGATATGGCCACCCGGCTGAATACTTTGATACCAATAAACGGAGGAAATTTGAATCAGCACTGCTTCATTATATGCAGCACAAAGGATTAAACCCTGCCTTTGTTCCCCATAGAATAGACCTTATTGCCATTACCGGCGGGCAGATCCAGTGGACAAAACACCTATGA
- a CDS encoding D-sedoheptulose-7-phosphate isomerase, whose translation MIDSIRDNFTESIQTKIAAIEVLPEAIERATYMMVQALIAGHKILCCGSGASAMDAQQFAALLLNRFEGDRPSLPALVLSCDAATITSTTNDMSYTEVFSKQVRALGHGSDILLAISSDGNSRNIIMAMEAALSRDMTIIALTGKDGGEMAGLLGPNDMEIRVPSNKTQRIQEVHQLVIHTLCDGIDDCLFPEHNGGD comes from the coding sequence ATGATTGACAGTATCAGAGATAACTTCACCGAGAGCATACAAACCAAAATTGCTGCCATTGAAGTTTTACCCGAAGCCATTGAACGGGCAACCTACATGATGGTACAGGCGCTTATCGCCGGGCATAAGATTTTGTGCTGCGGCAGTGGCGCTTCGGCCATGGACGCACAACAATTCGCCGCCCTGTTGCTCAACAGGTTTGAGGGCGACAGACCCAGCCTGCCGGCTCTGGTGCTGTCCTGTGATGCTGCAACCATCACCTCAACGACAAACGACATGAGTTATACCGAGGTTTTTTCCAAACAAGTCAGAGCCCTGGGCCACGGCAGTGACATTCTGCTGGCTATTTCATCCGACGGTAATTCGCGTAATATTATTATGGCAATGGAAGCCGCATTGAGTCGTGATATGACCATTATCGCACTGACCGGTAAAGACGGCGGCGAAATGGCCGGCTTGCTGGGACCCAATGATATGGAAATCAGGGTACCATCAAATAAAACTCAGAGAATTCAGGAAGTGCATCAACTGGTCATTCACACCCTTTGTGATGGTATTGATGATTGTCTGTTCCCCGAACATAACGGAGGTGATTAA
- the dolP gene encoding division/outer membrane stress-associated lipid-binding lipoprotein — MKRTTTLATILVSVMLLQGCAAVVVGAGVGAAAVAHDRRTVGTQLDDKTLASRISSALSENASIKQHANINAHVFNGTTLLVGQAPNDDLKRQAQRITEAQPHVSKLHNQIRIGSPTATSTRSHDIWLATKVRSKLLTDKSVDGLHIKVIVEDSEVFLMGLVTRQESNMAVEVTRNIEGVARVVKAFEYL; from the coding sequence GTGAAACGAACAACAACGCTGGCCACGATATTGGTGAGTGTCATGCTGCTTCAGGGCTGCGCTGCTGTCGTAGTGGGCGCCGGAGTCGGTGCCGCTGCCGTGGCCCATGACAGAAGAACTGTGGGTACTCAACTGGACGACAAAACGCTGGCATCCCGGATCAGCAGCGCCCTGTCTGAGAATGCCAGTATTAAGCAACATGCAAATATCAATGCCCATGTTTTCAATGGTACAACCTTGCTTGTGGGGCAGGCACCCAATGATGATCTTAAGCGTCAGGCTCAGCGAATAACCGAAGCCCAGCCCCATGTCAGCAAACTGCACAATCAGATTCGAATTGGCAGCCCGACGGCAACCTCGACCCGAAGCCATGATATCTGGCTGGCTACCAAAGTGCGCAGCAAGCTGTTGACTGACAAGTCAGTGGACGGACTACATATCAAAGTCATAGTGGAAGATTCCGAGGTCTTTCTGATGGGCCTGGTTACCCGCCAGGAGTCTAATATGGCGGTTGAAGTAACCCGTAATATTGAAGGCGTGGCACGGGTGGTGAAGGCCTTTGAGTACCTTTGA
- a CDS encoding ClpXP protease specificity-enhancing factor, which translates to MAAMTSNKPYLLRAFHEWILDNDLTPHLVVDATVEGTQVPQEHVRDGQIVLNISPSACGKLQLSNLDVTFDARFGGVARRLTIPMAAVMAIYARENGAGTIFTQEDEDPDNTPPPSEPPPSKGKPQLKVVK; encoded by the coding sequence ATGGCTGCAATGACCTCGAACAAGCCTTATTTGCTGCGTGCATTCCATGAATGGATTCTGGATAACGATCTGACCCCTCATCTGGTGGTGGATGCCACCGTTGAGGGGACGCAGGTGCCTCAGGAGCATGTGCGGGATGGTCAGATTGTGCTGAATATCTCACCTTCAGCCTGTGGCAAGCTGCAACTGAGTAATCTGGATGTCACCTTTGATGCCCGTTTTGGTGGTGTGGCAAGACGCCTGACCATACCTATGGCGGCAGTAATGGCCATCTATGCCAGAGAAAACGGTGCCGGTACCATCTTCACTCAGGAAGACGAAGACCCGGATAATACGCCGCCACCCAGTGAGCCACCACCTTCTAAAGGCAAGCCACAACTTAAAGTGGTGAAATAA
- the sspA gene encoding stringent starvation protein SspA, translated as MAVATNKRSIMALFSDTLDIYSHQVRIVLAEKGVGVEISFVDPASLPEDLLELNPYGTLPTLVDRELVLYRSHIIMEYLDERFPHPPLMPVYPVSRGQSRLMMHRIEQDWYSIADRIMRKEGDIETARNDLREGILALAPLFADNPYFMSEEFSLMDCYLAPLLWRLPALGIELSGNGAKDVKNYMNRIFERPSFKASLTDQEREIHNPL; from the coding sequence ATGGCCGTTGCCACCAATAAGCGTTCGATTATGGCATTGTTCTCAGATACGCTGGATATCTACAGTCACCAGGTACGTATCGTACTGGCGGAGAAAGGTGTAGGGGTAGAAATCAGCTTTGTTGATCCGGCCAGCCTGCCGGAAGATCTGCTCGAGCTGAACCCATACGGTACCCTGCCGACTCTGGTTGATCGTGAACTGGTATTGTATCGCTCGCATATTATCATGGAGTATCTGGACGAGCGCTTCCCCCATCCGCCGCTGATGCCGGTGTACCCGGTTTCCCGGGGCCAGAGCCGTTTGATGATGCACCGTATTGAGCAGGACTGGTACAGTATTGCTGATCGCATTATGAGAAAAGAAGGTGATATAGAAACCGCCCGTAATGACTTACGCGAAGGTATTCTGGCGCTGGCGCCGCTGTTTGCCGACAACCCATACTTTATGAGTGAAGAATTCAGCCTGATGGATTGCTACCTGGCACCGCTGTTATGGCGTTTGCCGGCACTGGGTATTGAACTTAGTGGTAATGGTGCCAAGGATGTGAAAAATTATATGAACCGTATTTTTGAGCGTCCTTCGTTTAAGGCTTCGCTGACGGATCAGGAACGCGAAATCCATAACCCTCTCTGA
- a CDS encoding cytochrome c1 produces MRKLVVLLSFLVPSLVFAAGSNYPLDKAEYDLTDQASLQRGAQIFMNYCMGCHQAQYQRYQRTFEDIGVPLELGQENLQFTGEKVGDYMKGAMPKASAEKWFGTAVPDLTLVARVRGADWLYTYLRTFYVDENRPFGVNNKVFPDVGMPHALQELQGVPYDSHEERLIDGEMKEVYVGIKSDGSGTLSPEEYDQAVLDLVNFMVYLGEPSRLEAEGIGRWVITFILVFFVFAYLLKKEYWRDVH; encoded by the coding sequence ATGAGAAAACTTGTCGTATTGCTGAGCTTTTTAGTTCCTTCACTGGTGTTTGCCGCTGGCAGCAATTACCCGCTGGACAAGGCCGAGTATGATCTGACTGATCAGGCATCTTTACAGCGCGGGGCGCAGATTTTTATGAATTATTGTATGGGCTGTCATCAGGCCCAGTATCAGCGTTATCAGCGCACCTTCGAAGATATCGGTGTACCGCTTGAACTGGGGCAGGAAAACCTGCAATTCACTGGTGAAAAGGTGGGTGATTACATGAAAGGTGCGATGCCTAAAGCGTCCGCCGAAAAATGGTTTGGTACAGCAGTGCCGGATCTGACGCTGGTGGCCCGGGTTCGCGGTGCTGACTGGTTATACACCTATCTGCGTACCTTTTATGTGGACGAGAACCGCCCCTTTGGTGTCAATAACAAGGTGTTTCCGGATGTGGGCATGCCTCATGCGCTGCAGGAGTTGCAGGGTGTCCCTTATGACAGTCATGAAGAGCGTCTGATTGACGGTGAGATGAAGGAAGTCTACGTCGGCATTAAGTCTGACGGCTCCGGCACCCTGAGCCCCGAGGAGTACGACCAGGCAGTACTGGATTTGGTTAACTTTATGGTCTATCTGGGCGAACCCTCCAGACTTGAAGCCGAAGGCATTGGCCGCTGGGTTATTACCTTTATTCTGGTGTTCTTTGTGTTCGCCTATCTGCTGAAAAAAGAATATTGGCGGGATGTGCACTAA